The sequence tttttaaatgttaaaccAATCATTTTTAATGTATTTGTGTCCATTATTGAAGTAGTTTTTTTCTTGGTGTAATAGAcgatgttgaggaagaaataacGTACCTACCTGGAATTGAGGCAATAAGCACAAAAGACTTGATGGCCAATTTAAAGGAATCGGAAACAACAAAGCAATCTCAAATAATTTCAATCAAGGCATTTGAAGAGGTGAAGAAGGCAGATTTTATCTTACTCAACACAGTGGAAGAACTCGAATTTCACGCTCTCTCAGCTCTCAACCAGCTACAGCCTTCTTATGCGGTCGGCCCTGTAAATTTCATCAGAGATTGTACTCCACCTACAATCACCAAGAGTTTATGGGCTGAATCCGACTGCGAAAAATGGCTCCAATCGAAGCCTCCGGGATCGGTTCTGTACGTCTCATTCGGCAGTCTGGCTCAGATCAGTaagcaagaaattcaagaaatagCATACGGACTTCTACTAAGTGAAGTAAACTTTATATGGATAGTTCGAGCTGATATTGTGGGCTTCGATGAAGCGCATGCTTTACCGGATGGATTCGAAGATGATGCTAAAGATAAAGGGTTGATTGTTCCGTGGTGTGATCAGATCAACGTTCTTTCGAACCCCGCAGTTGGATTGTTTTTGACTCATTGTGGCTGGAATTCGGTAGTCGAGAGTATTTGGTATGGCGTTCCGATGATTTGTCATCCGTTTTTATTTGATCAACCTACGAATATGAAATTGATAGTTGAAGATTTTAAGGTTGGCATTAAACTTTCAGATGGAGTTTCGGTTCACAGGGAAGAAGTTGCAGGAAAGATAAAAAATTTGATGAGTGAACCTGTTAGACTGAGGCAGAGGCAGGAAGTGGATAAAGCGAAGATAATATTGCACAATGCAATAGAAGTTAATGGATCCTCAGACAGAAATTTGGATCAATTCATCGAggatttgaagaacaaaatttgTTCTTGAAACGATGATCTTTGTCGGCAAGAGTCGAACTTTAAAAGTTATCATTCAATTTTTATCGTAACGATAGGGCTATTCTGATATTAGACTCTTTTGGAGACCTTGTCCCATTTTGGATTATCACTGCGGTCTTTTTTCTCACGGGCTTTCCACATGTAtcatta comes from Primulina huaijiensis isolate GDHJ02 chromosome 17, ASM1229523v2, whole genome shotgun sequence and encodes:
- the LOC140962488 gene encoding UDP-glycosyltransferase 86A1-like, whose product is MVKPITCKLHAIVIPLPYQGHINPAIAFAIKLASKGITVTFIHTQYIHHTLTRTHHDHNTVGNEVDFFSEARKSGLDIRYSTVSDGFPLDFDRGLHFEDFWESFLRDFPARVDEFIGNLIRRSDPSSTCFLIADTFFSWSTKIAEKYSLVNVSFWTQTALSLSIGYHLDLLSQNGHFPTKDDVEEEITYLPGIEAISTKDLMANLKESETTKQSQIISIKAFEEVKKADFILLNTVEELEFHALSALNQLQPSYAVGPVNFIRDCTPPTITKSLWAESDCEKWLQSKPPGSVLYVSFGSLAQISKQEIQEIAYGLLLSEVNFIWIVRADIVGFDEAHALPDGFEDDAKDKGLIVPWCDQINVLSNPAVGLFLTHCGWNSVVESIWYGVPMICHPFLFDQPTNMKLIVEDFKVGIKLSDGVSVHREEVAGKIKNLMSEPVRLRQRQEVDKAKIILHNAIEVNGSSDRNLDQFIEDLKNKICS